The following are encoded together in the Sulfurospirillum tamanense genome:
- a CDS encoding CHASE2 domain-containing protein, with product MQKILLHGFVTLCIGAGFFFFWRVGVLEPFELKVNDTMLQARGPVAHDERIVIVDIDERSLKALGQWPWSRNVVAHLLNNLAAMGAGIVGLDIVFAEPDASSPARVLSQLGVEYENAPDYDGMLADVISATPTVPGYVFAMQKDGIEPHDVPKHTALIVERQKPLHVTLFRPHRAILNLPILEEAAYTTGYFNTVPDEDGVVRSIPLVMEYQGVLYPALSLEMVRLALGLKRLEVQYNPQGIVGVGLGERAITTDALGRMMVGYHGPSFTYRYISALDVVEGKAQGIEGAIVLVGTSAAGLLDLRSTPFDSVYPGVEVHANAIDNLLNGSFFSKPSWAQGVDILTFVGVLVVGFALLIQPFVWVAFLGFGGVIFALLGTHFWLLAFKGVLLATILPLSAFSVLLLVGFGLNFFLESRQKEQIKKKFAAKVSSAVMEDLIKNKGDVFAAHEREITVFFSDVRNFTNISESMPSPKVLIAFMNELMDPMTDIIIKRKGTVDKFMGDAIMAYWNAPNSVPDHADVAVGSALEQLHALKELNAKMKQDPRFEACVTMAKNMGVEPVAIGIGLNSGPAIVGEMGSSSRSDYTAIGDAINLGARIESLCKYYGSTCQISQFTKERLEKAYYLRLLDKVRVKGKKEAVEIWQVHDFKEGLEGEYLFTCTPKELEEELELYHAAMAQYRQGAFAQAKAGFETLLACSANPTVCALYIDRCEHLMENPPQGEFDGIFEHKTKG from the coding sequence ATGCAAAAAATCCTGCTTCATGGGTTTGTAACCCTTTGCATTGGGGCGGGATTTTTTTTCTTTTGGCGCGTAGGAGTGTTGGAGCCTTTTGAGTTAAAAGTCAACGACACCATGCTTCAAGCCCGTGGTCCTGTGGCGCACGATGAGCGCATTGTGATTGTGGACATTGATGAGCGTAGCCTAAAGGCGCTGGGGCAGTGGCCATGGAGTCGCAATGTCGTCGCACACCTGCTAAATAACCTCGCGGCGATGGGTGCGGGCATTGTGGGGCTGGACATTGTTTTTGCCGAGCCTGATGCTAGTTCGCCCGCCCGTGTGCTCTCGCAGCTGGGCGTAGAGTACGAAAATGCGCCAGATTATGATGGGATGCTAGCCGATGTCATCAGCGCTACGCCCACCGTGCCTGGCTACGTGTTTGCCATGCAAAAAGATGGCATAGAGCCCCACGATGTACCCAAGCACACAGCACTGATTGTTGAGCGTCAAAAACCCTTACATGTAACGCTTTTTCGCCCCCATCGTGCCATTTTAAACCTTCCCATCCTTGAAGAAGCAGCCTATACCACAGGGTATTTTAATACCGTTCCTGATGAGGATGGGGTCGTGCGGAGCATTCCTTTGGTGATGGAATACCAAGGCGTACTTTACCCCGCACTTAGCCTAGAGATGGTGCGCTTGGCTTTGGGGTTAAAGCGCCTTGAGGTGCAGTACAATCCGCAGGGGATTGTGGGGGTTGGGCTTGGAGAAAGGGCGATTACCACAGACGCGCTTGGGCGGATGATGGTGGGGTACCATGGCCCTTCTTTTACCTACCGTTACATTAGCGCCCTTGATGTGGTTGAGGGAAAAGCACAAGGCATTGAGGGGGCGATTGTTTTAGTGGGAACCTCTGCGGCGGGGTTGTTGGACTTGCGCTCTACTCCCTTTGATAGTGTGTATCCGGGCGTGGAAGTGCACGCCAATGCTATTGACAACCTCTTAAATGGCAGTTTCTTTTCCAAGCCCTCTTGGGCGCAAGGGGTAGATATTTTAACCTTTGTGGGCGTGCTTGTTGTGGGGTTCGCACTGCTAATTCAACCCTTTGTTTGGGTGGCGTTCTTGGGGTTTGGGGGTGTAATTTTTGCTCTGCTTGGAACGCACTTTTGGTTGCTAGCCTTCAAGGGTGTTTTGCTTGCTACTATTTTGCCTTTGAGTGCTTTTAGTGTTCTTTTGCTGGTGGGGTTTGGGCTTAACTTTTTTCTTGAAAGCCGTCAAAAAGAGCAGATTAAGAAGAAATTTGCCGCCAAGGTTTCTTCGGCTGTCATGGAAGACCTCATTAAAAACAAAGGAGATGTGTTTGCCGCCCATGAGAGGGAGATCACCGTTTTTTTCTCGGATGTGCGCAACTTCACCAATATTTCCGAATCCATGCCAAGCCCTAAAGTCCTGATTGCGTTTATGAATGAACTCATGGATCCCATGACAGACATCATCATCAAACGTAAGGGCACGGTAGATAAATTCATGGGGGATGCCATCATGGCCTACTGGAACGCGCCAAACAGCGTCCCAGACCATGCGGATGTGGCGGTTGGTTCTGCACTAGAGCAGCTGCACGCTCTTAAGGAGCTTAATGCAAAAATGAAACAAGACCCCCGTTTTGAGGCGTGTGTAACCATGGCTAAAAACATGGGTGTGGAGCCTGTGGCTATTGGCATTGGGTTGAATTCTGGCCCTGCGATTGTGGGGGAAATGGGCTCAAGCTCAAGAAGTGATTACACGGCCATTGGGGATGCCATTAACTTGGGCGCGCGGATTGAGTCATTGTGTAAGTATTATGGAAGCACGTGCCAGATTTCGCAGTTTACCAAGGAGCGTTTGGAGAAAGCGTACTACTTGCGTTTGCTGGATAAGGTGCGCGTAAAAGGGAAGAAAGAGGCAGTGGAAATCTGGCAAGTGCATGATTTTAAAGAGGGGCTAGAGGGGGAGTATTTGTTTACATGTACACCCAAAGAGCTTGAAGAAGAGCTGGAGTTATACCATGCGGCGATGGCGCAGTACCGCCAAGGGGCGTTTGCGCAGGCTAAAGCGGGGTTTGAAACACTCCTTGCATGCTCGGCAAACCCAACGGTGTGCGCGCTGTATATAGACCGATGCGAACATTTGATGGAAAACCCTCCGCAAGGGGAGTTTGATGGCATCTTTGAGCATAAAACAAAGGGATAA